The Ensifer adhaerens genome contains a region encoding:
- a CDS encoding 2Fe-2S iron-sulfur cluster-binding protein, which produces MPKIVFIDADGKTKEVQAEVGQSLMSAAVQNGIDAIAAECGGSCACGTCHCYIDGEWSDRLPAPEFQEQDMIECVVNPNERSRLSCQITVSAELDGLVVHLPSAQY; this is translated from the coding sequence ATGCCCAAAATCGTCTTCATCGATGCGGACGGCAAGACGAAGGAAGTCCAGGCGGAGGTCGGCCAGTCGCTGATGTCAGCCGCGGTGCAGAATGGCATCGACGCTATTGCCGCCGAATGCGGCGGCTCCTGCGCCTGCGGCACCTGTCACTGCTACATCGACGGCGAGTGGAGCGACCGCTTGCCGGCGCCCGAGTTCCAGGAACAGGACATGATTGAGTGCGTCGTCAATCCGAACGAACGCAGCCGCTTGAGCTGTCAGATCACGGTCTCCGCCGAGCTTGACGGCCTGGTCGTGCACCTGCCTTCCGCACAGTACTAA